One window of the Runella slithyformis DSM 19594 genome contains the following:
- a CDS encoding RagB/SusD family nutrient uptake outer membrane protein: MKKIFNYIPAAIACFLTLESCDSALEVKPRLAVDLASAYNSPEALSAALNGVYDILQSTDLYGRDLVAIPEALADNGRATNKSGRLNAEFQNQVGAHFINWSNAYVAINRANIILKNLPASSAPQATKDAIEGQCLFLRGLLYFDLMRAYAYTPRAVVTAQNLGGVPLLLEGVTGLDQVTLPPRASIDDCYKQIAADLTKSIEKLTNTDTRFVRPFFASRAAAQALLSRVSLYAGNWADVVRLSTDALAGGVGVFQTTPTAYVSAWRAASHPESMFELSYQANENIGVNLSLQTTYTTLRTLGLRTATAGFGDLVPTNDLLSELGITRTGDVITRGNDARALLYELGTAGRGPAEVETTKFLGKSGQVNQDNVPVIRISEMFLNRAEANYELGNFAEALADVNRIRTRAGLTALESTVTGPALLTEILRQRRLEFAFEGHRFFDLKRRGLDLVKQPRSIAFTDFVILARIPTGQISLNPNLKQNFGY, translated from the coding sequence ATGAAAAAAATATTTAATTATATACCCGCTGCAATCGCATGCTTTTTAACGCTGGAGTCGTGCGACAGTGCCCTCGAAGTTAAACCTCGCCTGGCCGTTGATTTAGCATCGGCCTACAATTCACCCGAAGCGCTCTCGGCAGCGTTGAATGGTGTGTATGACATCCTTCAAAGCACCGATCTGTATGGACGTGATCTGGTGGCGATTCCCGAAGCGCTCGCTGATAATGGTCGGGCCACCAACAAATCAGGCCGCCTGAACGCTGAATTTCAAAATCAGGTGGGTGCCCATTTTATCAATTGGTCCAATGCATACGTAGCCATCAACCGGGCAAACATTATTTTGAAAAACCTGCCGGCTTCTTCTGCTCCGCAGGCGACCAAAGATGCCATTGAGGGCCAGTGTTTGTTTTTGCGCGGGTTGCTTTATTTTGATTTGATGCGTGCGTACGCTTATACCCCAAGAGCAGTGGTAACAGCCCAAAATCTGGGAGGAGTACCTCTATTGCTGGAAGGTGTAACGGGCTTGGATCAGGTGACGCTGCCGCCGCGCGCAAGTATTGATGATTGCTACAAGCAAATTGCTGCTGACCTGACAAAATCCATCGAAAAGCTGACCAACACTGATACCCGTTTTGTGCGTCCGTTTTTTGCAAGCCGGGCGGCGGCTCAGGCGTTGTTGTCACGGGTATCATTGTATGCCGGCAACTGGGCGGATGTGGTGCGTTTATCGACCGATGCCCTTGCGGGCGGAGTAGGGGTATTCCAGACCACACCCACAGCCTATGTAAGTGCCTGGCGTGCGGCTTCTCACCCTGAATCAATGTTTGAATTGTCGTATCAGGCCAATGAGAATATTGGGGTGAACCTCTCATTGCAAACCACTTATACCACACTCCGTACTTTAGGCCTGCGTACTGCTACGGCCGGGTTTGGCGATTTAGTGCCTACCAATGACCTGCTCTCTGAATTGGGGATTACCCGTACGGGAGATGTCATCACTCGTGGAAATGACGCCCGTGCGTTGTTGTACGAATTGGGTACTGCCGGACGTGGCCCTGCCGAAGTGGAAACCACAAAATTTTTGGGTAAAAGCGGGCAGGTAAATCAGGATAATGTTCCCGTGATTCGTATCTCGGAAATGTTTCTGAACCGTGCCGAAGCAAACTACGAATTGGGCAATTTTGCCGAGGCATTGGCCGATGTAAATCGTATCCGTACCCGTGCCGGCCTTACTGCGCTCGAAAGCACCGTGACCGGTCCGGCATTACTGACGGAAATCCTGCGCCAGCGTCGCCTTGAATTTGCGTTTGAAGGACATCGTTTCTTTGATCTGAAAAGAAGAGGCTTGGATTTGGTAAAACAGCCGCGGTCTATTGCCTTTACTGACTTCGTGATATTGGCACGAATTCCGACCGGGCAAATCTCGTTGAACCCTAACCTTAAGCAAAACTTCGGCTACTGA
- a CDS encoding efflux RND transporter permease subunit: protein MASLSTTSIQRPVLAVVMSLIIIIFGLIGFSYLGVREYPSVDPPVINVSTNYTGANAEIIESQITEPLEESINGISGIKTLTSSSRDGRSNITVEFDLGVDLETAANDVRDRVSRSLGLLPRDIDPPIVSKADADSNPIFFLNVKSEKRSMLDLNDVVERQIKERLQTVSGVSSIQVWGEKRYSMRLWIDPLKLASYRLTAIDVLNALTRQNIELPSGTIEGASTELTVRTLGRLTTVEEFNNLIVKEEEDRVVKFRDVGRAELGPENERTLMRRDGIPMVGVAVVPQPGANQIAIVDEVYKRFEQIKKELPADIVPAIGFDYTRSVRRSIAEVEETIITAFILVALIIFIFLRDWRSTLIPLTAIPVSLVGTFFLMYIMGFSINVLTLLGIVLSIGLVVDDAIVVLENIYTKIEEGMSPWDAAITGSKEIYFAIISTTVTLAAVFLPIIFLQGVTGRLFREFGIVVAGSVIISAFVSLTLTPMLSSKLLKTRHKQPWLYRVTEPFFQWLNSAYESSLAGFMKVRWLAWVLMAGFIGVIYALFKYDAIPSELAPMEDRRGLRVSLTLQEGATFDFTDKYLQEFAKVVNDEVKPNEKDALITITAPGFSTNATNTGFVRVVLSEPELRQRSQMEIADAIQAKVRKISGAKSFVIQDPTIQTGQRGNNFPVSYVIQATSYEKLRGVIPELMKRVNESPMFVGTDVNLKFTKPEIRLEIDRDKAQNLGVSIQDIAQTLQLGLSGRRFGYFLMNGKQYQVIGQIDRVDRNDIMDLKSLFVKSNRGELIQLDNFVKLTEQSSPPQLFRFNRASAATVTAGLAKGVTLGQALDEMDKIAKSVLDDTYTTALDGQSREFKDSSSSLLFAFGLALVLIYLILAAQFESFIDPIIILLTVPLAVCGALLSLWDFSQTLNVFSQIGIITLVGLVTKNGILIVEFANQQKEAGLNKLEAVKAASAARFRPIIMTSLCAILGILPIALALGAGSESRVSMGISVVGGLLFSTILTLYIIPAIYSYLSLNEKKHSDKAAPEKLMAEEA, encoded by the coding sequence ATGGCATCGTTATCTACAACCAGCATTCAGCGCCCCGTTCTTGCGGTCGTGATGTCGCTGATCATCATCATTTTTGGCTTGATCGGGTTTTCGTATTTGGGGGTCCGGGAGTATCCCAGCGTAGACCCACCCGTGATTAACGTGAGCACCAACTATACGGGAGCCAACGCTGAGATCATTGAATCTCAGATCACTGAGCCATTGGAAGAATCCATCAACGGTATTTCGGGTATCAAAACCCTGACCTCGTCCAGCCGCGACGGTCGCAGCAATATCACCGTAGAATTTGATTTGGGCGTTGATTTGGAGACTGCCGCCAATGACGTACGCGACCGCGTATCCCGTTCGTTGGGACTATTGCCGCGTGACATTGACCCACCGATCGTTTCCAAAGCCGATGCCGATTCCAATCCTATCTTCTTTCTGAACGTAAAAAGCGAAAAACGCTCCATGCTGGACCTCAATGATGTGGTCGAACGTCAGATCAAAGAGCGTCTGCAAACCGTTTCCGGTGTCAGCTCAATTCAGGTATGGGGGGAAAAACGCTACTCAATGCGTTTGTGGATCGATCCGCTCAAATTGGCCTCTTACCGTCTGACGGCCATTGATGTGTTGAATGCCCTTACCCGTCAAAATATTGAGTTGCCTTCGGGCACTATTGAAGGCGCTTCTACCGAGCTGACTGTGCGCACCTTGGGCCGTCTGACCACGGTCGAAGAGTTTAATAACCTGATCGTTAAAGAAGAAGAAGATAGGGTAGTAAAATTCAGGGACGTAGGCCGTGCCGAGTTGGGGCCTGAAAACGAGCGCACCCTGATGCGTCGTGACGGGATTCCGATGGTGGGCGTGGCCGTAGTTCCTCAGCCCGGTGCCAACCAGATCGCCATTGTGGATGAGGTTTACAAGCGTTTTGAACAGATCAAAAAAGAACTGCCTGCCGATATCGTTCCGGCCATTGGGTTTGATTATACTCGCTCGGTGCGGCGTTCCATTGCAGAGGTGGAAGAGACCATCATCACGGCGTTTATATTGGTGGCGCTGATCATCTTTATCTTCCTGCGCGACTGGCGCAGTACACTCATTCCGTTGACGGCTATTCCCGTTTCGTTGGTAGGAACATTCTTCCTGATGTACATCATGGGTTTCTCCATCAATGTATTGACTCTCCTCGGTATTGTGCTATCCATCGGCCTGGTGGTGGATGATGCCATTGTGGTGTTGGAAAATATTTATACCAAGATCGAAGAAGGAATGTCGCCGTGGGATGCGGCCATTACGGGTTCCAAAGAAATTTACTTTGCCATTATCTCTACCACCGTTACATTGGCGGCAGTGTTTTTGCCGATCATATTCTTACAGGGTGTCACGGGCCGACTGTTCCGCGAATTCGGAATCGTGGTGGCGGGCTCGGTGATCATTTCGGCCTTTGTGTCGCTGACGCTCACACCGATGCTCAGTTCCAAACTCCTCAAAACGCGCCATAAGCAACCTTGGTTATACCGCGTCACGGAGCCGTTCTTTCAATGGTTAAACAGCGCCTACGAATCATCTTTGGCCGGTTTTATGAAGGTGCGTTGGTTGGCGTGGGTGCTGATGGCGGGCTTTATCGGAGTTATTTACGCACTGTTCAAATACGACGCTATTCCTTCTGAATTGGCTCCGATGGAAGACCGTCGCGGTCTCCGAGTATCCCTTACATTGCAGGAAGGCGCTACGTTTGATTTTACTGACAAATACCTTCAGGAGTTTGCCAAGGTGGTCAATGATGAAGTGAAGCCCAATGAAAAGGATGCCCTTATCACCATTACGGCTCCGGGCTTTTCGACCAATGCCACCAACACCGGTTTTGTGCGGGTCGTGTTGAGTGAGCCCGAATTACGCCAACGCTCGCAAATGGAAATAGCCGATGCCATTCAGGCAAAAGTCAGGAAAATTTCGGGGGCTAAATCCTTCGTTATCCAAGACCCCACGATTCAAACGGGGCAACGCGGAAATAACTTTCCGGTGTCGTACGTGATTCAGGCGACAAGCTATGAAAAACTCCGGGGGGTGATTCCGGAGCTCATGAAACGCGTTAACGAGAGTCCGATGTTTGTGGGTACCGACGTAAATCTCAAATTTACGAAGCCCGAAATTCGGTTGGAGATTGACCGCGATAAAGCGCAAAACCTGGGCGTTTCGATTCAGGACATTGCCCAAACGCTGCAACTCGGTCTATCGGGTCGTCGGTTTGGGTACTTTCTGATGAATGGAAAACAATACCAGGTCATCGGGCAGATCGACCGGGTGGACCGCAACGACATCATGGACCTGAAATCACTATTTGTAAAAAGCAATCGCGGAGAATTGATTCAGTTGGACAACTTTGTCAAACTCACCGAGCAGAGTTCTCCGCCGCAATTGTTTCGTTTCAACCGAGCCTCCGCCGCAACCGTTACCGCCGGTCTGGCCAAAGGAGTAACCTTGGGACAGGCCCTCGACGAAATGGATAAGATTGCCAAATCGGTGTTGGACGATACCTACACCACGGCCCTGGACGGACAGTCACGGGAGTTTAAAGACAGTTCGTCTTCCCTTTTGTTTGCCTTTGGGTTAGCGTTGGTGCTGATTTATTTGATTTTGGCGGCTCAGTTTGAAAGCTTTATCGACCCCATCATCATCCTGCTGACGGTGCCGCTGGCGGTGTGCGGGGCGTTGTTGTCGTTGTGGGATTTCAGCCAAACGCTCAATGTGTTCAGTCAGATCGGAATCATTACCCTTGTAGGGCTCGTGACCAAGAACGGTATTTTGATCGTGGAGTTTGCCAATCAGCAGAAAGAAGCGGGACTCAATAAACTGGAAGCCGTCAAAGCGGCCTCAGCAGCACGTTTCCGCCCGATCATCATGACGAGTCTGTGCGCTATCTTAGGGATTTTGCCCATTGCCTTAGCGTTGGGTGCGGGTTCTGAAAGCCGGGTTTCCATGGGAATTTCGGTGGTGGGAGGATTGTTGTTTTCCACCATTCTCACTTTATACATCATTCCGGCGATTTATTCGTACTTATCGCTGAATGAAAAAAAGCATTCCGATAAAGCCGCCCCTGAAAAACTGATGGCGGAAGAAGCGTAA
- a CDS encoding efflux RND transporter periplasmic adaptor subunit produces the protein MSKPIKSILTVLVILIITGLAFYPRLKEYTSKKEEPGASGGKGAGNGPAAPGGAKGGGPAPVNIMVIGNQRLEEKILSTGTIIANEEVDIRSEIAGRITSINFKEGDYVKKGTVLVRINDADLQAQLQKLQYQKKLAEVNEERQKKLLEKEAISQRDYDISLTNLNSMNADIENLSAQIAKTVIRAPFDGTIGLRYVSEGSYLSPGTVAKIATLTNVNPAKIDFSVPAKYAANVSKGTAITFTTEGGDEKFYGRVYAIEPKIDPNTRTLTLRATSPNNGRKLFPGSFARIEIILNTKSNGILVPTEAVIPGLKGHSVFLVKNNKAEPVEVQIGTRGDRTIEIYKGLHVGDTLITSGILQVKPGGPVDIKEAMVKQ, from the coding sequence ATGAGCAAACCTATAAAATCAATTTTAACGGTACTTGTAATTTTAATTATTACCGGCCTGGCGTTTTATCCCCGGCTCAAAGAGTATACTTCTAAAAAAGAAGAACCGGGCGCTTCGGGCGGTAAGGGTGCCGGCAACGGACCTGCCGCGCCGGGCGGTGCCAAAGGGGGAGGTCCGGCACCCGTCAATATCATGGTCATCGGCAATCAGCGGTTGGAAGAAAAAATACTCTCGACCGGTACCATTATTGCCAATGAAGAGGTAGACATTCGGAGCGAGATCGCGGGACGGATTACTTCCATTAATTTTAAAGAAGGCGATTATGTAAAGAAAGGAACCGTTCTGGTCCGTATCAACGATGCCGATTTGCAGGCCCAGTTGCAGAAATTGCAATACCAAAAGAAATTGGCCGAGGTCAACGAAGAGCGTCAGAAAAAGCTGTTGGAAAAAGAAGCCATCAGCCAGCGTGATTACGACATCAGTTTGACCAACCTCAACAGCATGAATGCCGATATTGAAAACCTCTCGGCCCAAATCGCCAAGACCGTCATTCGGGCGCCGTTCGACGGCACTATCGGTCTGCGGTACGTGAGTGAAGGAAGTTATCTGTCGCCCGGAACGGTGGCTAAGATCGCTACCCTGACCAACGTCAATCCTGCCAAAATCGACTTTTCCGTGCCGGCCAAATACGCGGCTAATGTCAGCAAAGGCACCGCTATTACGTTCACTACCGAAGGCGGCGACGAGAAATTTTACGGCCGTGTATACGCCATTGAACCTAAAATTGACCCCAATACCCGTACACTGACGCTTCGGGCTACAAGTCCGAACAACGGTCGTAAGTTGTTCCCCGGGTCGTTTGCCCGCATTGAGATTATTCTGAATACCAAGTCCAACGGAATTCTGGTTCCGACCGAAGCCGTGATCCCGGGCCTGAAGGGACACAGTGTATTCCTGGTAAAAAACAATAAGGCCGAGCCCGTCGAAGTGCAGATCGGTACGCGCGGCGACCGAACCATTGAAATCTACAAAGGCCTGCACGTAGGCGATACGCTTATTACGTCGGGGATATTGCAGGTAAAGCCGGGAGGGCCGGTTGACATTAAAGAAGCAATGGTTAAACAGTGA
- a CDS encoding DUF4843 domain-containing protein: MKKYILNAVFSAFLAIGLTACFENPAKIYDGPSVVEFDAAVTTAPAAGRTFPLVTVANGAGIIKTRINLVGPQRPNAETIKVVVDTQNSTAVAGTHYRLTSETVSIPANTSFGELEVEILSAPAQAGRTVTLVLMLEGNGTEIKASENFKRMGWTIRL; encoded by the coding sequence ATGAAAAAATACATTTTAAACGCGGTTTTTTCGGCATTTTTAGCCATTGGGCTAACCGCCTGCTTTGAAAATCCCGCTAAAATTTATGACGGCCCTTCGGTGGTTGAGTTTGATGCGGCGGTGACTACCGCCCCGGCTGCCGGCCGTACGTTTCCGTTGGTGACGGTAGCCAACGGAGCGGGAATCATTAAGACGCGTATTAATTTGGTAGGCCCGCAGCGCCCCAATGCCGAAACCATTAAAGTAGTGGTAGATACTCAAAATTCAACGGCGGTCGCCGGAACTCACTATCGATTGACCTCCGAGACGGTGTCCATCCCGGCCAATACCAGTTTTGGGGAACTTGAAGTTGAGATTCTGTCGGCTCCTGCTCAGGCGGGAAGAACGGTTACGCTGGTACTGATGCTGGAAGGCAACGGCACGGAGATAAAAGCAAGTGAAAACTTCAAACGCATGGGCTGGACCATTCGGTTGTAA
- a CDS encoding SusC/RagA family TonB-linked outer membrane protein: MRKFLLTSICLLLTLCVQLRAQDRMVTGTVSGSDDGVPLPGVSVVIKGTSKGANTDSEGKYRISVPNGKSILIFSFVGFEKQEIAIGNRTEINLQMKSDANQLNEVVVTGYGGTLNKREITGSISKVKGQLIENMPVQSFDRALQGRAAGVQVQAANGIPGGSVQVRIRGVGSISGGNDPLYVVDGVQINSRGTSTITSSNPLNFLNPNDIESIEVLKDAAAASIYGSQAANGVVLVTTKRGKAGTTKFDFNYYNGVVEPLKKLNVLNTQQWIQMRSEALRNQTPTLTPAQALTNTLTSVRLAGDLTESAVAALPSYDWQNEAFKTGSANSYELSASGGNDKTTFYWSGSYLKQDANLINVDFLRGSTNLNVVHKISPKVTFENGIKLSTQKGRGQFGGPLGGSFLGASAFSSPLVLPMVPIYKEDGTFNGTPAEGGIPGILNQNIIMVSELNKIGGVQNQAVGNVSLTWKIADGLTFRPSASLDYRTIKGDNYTDARTPDGINVNGRLGFQYNQNVNFLGNAVLNYNKLLKENHNVSALLGYEYRSDVNEGYFGTVEGFPSPDFQYASSGTNFISTGGGWNGFRKQSVFAQAKYDFKNKYFVSATARYDGSSRFGSNNRYGLFPAVSAGWLISEEPFLKSSRVVTDLKLRGSYGVTGNDQIGFFPALGLVSGGANYNNLSGTAPIQMANPNLKWERNVTGEVGLEYGLWGGRVSGQVNYFSRVSNDLLLNRPLPITSGFGSIVDNVGQLRNRGLEFEITTVNVRTGKFKWETNFNFTYIQNKVTKLVDGILPQQNRDSLILLNAAVNTGLGNNTADITVGSNFIVGKPVYAIYTAKYAGVNPATGRPMWYDENGNITYTIRNPGDLKYIGSEFSPIFGGFTNTFSYAGFELSAFIQYEYGRTAVNSQGQFLMENGNRLFNTLTDIYERRWQKPGDITDVPRPINGGAELRGSGNTAGTRPVENASYVRLKQVSASYTIPANILKPLKFVRSARVYAQGINLLTWTAWTGYDPEFVGLGSGNNGVIPQARNYTFGVQIGF, from the coding sequence ATGAGGAAGTTTTTACTGACAAGCATCTGCTTGTTATTGACTCTGTGTGTTCAGCTTCGAGCACAGGATCGCATGGTTACAGGAACCGTTTCGGGCAGTGATGATGGTGTACCTCTTCCCGGGGTTAGTGTTGTCATCAAAGGTACTTCCAAAGGAGCCAATACTGATTCGGAGGGAAAGTATCGGATCAGTGTACCAAATGGCAAGTCGATTCTGATTTTTAGCTTTGTAGGTTTTGAAAAGCAGGAGATTGCAATAGGTAATCGTACTGAAATAAACCTGCAAATGAAATCAGACGCCAACCAGCTCAATGAGGTTGTGGTGACCGGTTACGGAGGTACTCTCAATAAGAGGGAAATCACCGGGTCCATTTCAAAAGTCAAGGGACAACTTATTGAAAACATGCCCGTACAGAGTTTTGACCGCGCCTTACAGGGGCGGGCTGCGGGAGTTCAGGTACAGGCAGCCAACGGTATTCCGGGTGGTTCAGTACAGGTTCGTATCCGGGGGGTGGGCTCCATCTCCGGAGGAAATGACCCGTTGTATGTCGTTGACGGAGTGCAGATCAACTCGCGCGGAACGTCAACCATTACGAGCTCTAACCCTCTTAACTTTTTGAACCCCAATGATATTGAGTCTATTGAGGTGCTGAAAGATGCCGCTGCTGCGTCAATTTATGGTTCGCAGGCTGCCAATGGTGTGGTACTTGTGACCACCAAAAGAGGAAAAGCCGGTACTACCAAATTTGATTTTAATTATTACAACGGGGTTGTTGAGCCGCTCAAAAAGTTGAATGTATTGAATACCCAGCAGTGGATTCAGATGCGTTCAGAGGCGTTGAGAAATCAAACACCTACCCTTACTCCGGCGCAGGCGCTGACCAATACGCTGACCAGCGTGCGGTTAGCAGGAGATCTCACCGAGTCGGCAGTGGCAGCTCTCCCTTCTTACGATTGGCAAAATGAAGCATTTAAAACCGGTAGTGCCAACAGTTATGAATTGTCGGCCAGCGGCGGAAATGATAAAACTACTTTTTATTGGTCGGGTTCTTACCTGAAACAGGACGCCAATTTGATCAATGTTGACTTTTTGCGGGGTTCTACCAACCTGAACGTAGTACACAAGATCAGTCCTAAAGTAACGTTTGAGAATGGAATAAAACTCAGTACCCAAAAAGGCCGCGGACAGTTTGGCGGTCCTTTGGGGGGATCATTTCTGGGAGCATCAGCTTTCTCTTCCCCTTTGGTATTGCCGATGGTTCCCATTTACAAAGAGGACGGTACTTTCAACGGTACACCCGCAGAGGGCGGTATCCCGGGTATTCTGAACCAGAACATCATCATGGTAAGCGAGCTGAACAAAATTGGCGGGGTTCAGAATCAGGCTGTCGGCAATGTTTCGCTTACCTGGAAAATTGCTGATGGACTTACATTCCGCCCGTCGGCCTCGCTGGATTATCGGACCATCAAAGGAGATAACTACACTGATGCCCGCACACCGGACGGAATCAACGTGAACGGTCGTCTTGGTTTTCAATATAACCAAAATGTAAACTTTCTCGGAAATGCGGTCTTAAACTACAACAAACTGCTTAAGGAAAACCATAACGTAAGCGCATTGTTGGGCTACGAGTACCGCAGTGATGTAAACGAAGGTTATTTCGGAACCGTGGAAGGATTTCCGTCTCCTGATTTTCAGTATGCCAGCTCGGGTACCAATTTTATCTCCACCGGTGGCGGTTGGAACGGCTTCCGTAAGCAATCGGTATTTGCTCAGGCTAAATACGATTTTAAAAACAAATATTTTGTTTCAGCAACGGCACGTTATGACGGATCTTCACGATTCGGCTCCAACAATCGCTACGGATTATTTCCGGCGGTATCAGCCGGGTGGCTCATCAGCGAGGAGCCTTTCCTGAAGAGCAGCCGCGTGGTGACCGACCTAAAACTTCGCGGTAGCTATGGGGTAACGGGGAACGACCAAATCGGTTTCTTCCCGGCACTCGGATTGGTAAGCGGTGGGGCCAACTACAACAACCTGAGCGGTACGGCACCGATCCAAATGGCCAATCCAAACCTCAAATGGGAGCGTAACGTGACCGGTGAAGTAGGGTTGGAATATGGACTTTGGGGCGGTCGTGTCTCCGGTCAGGTTAACTACTTCAGCCGTGTAAGCAATGACTTGCTGCTCAACCGCCCGCTGCCGATCACGAGCGGATTCGGATCAATTGTTGACAATGTAGGGCAGCTTCGTAACCGGGGATTGGAATTTGAAATCACCACGGTTAATGTAAGAACCGGGAAATTTAAATGGGAAACCAACTTTAACTTTACCTACATTCAAAATAAGGTCACCAAATTGGTGGACGGTATTTTGCCCCAACAAAACCGCGACAGTCTGATCTTATTGAATGCGGCTGTCAATACCGGCCTGGGTAACAACACTGCCGATATCACCGTTGGAAGCAACTTTATTGTAGGCAAACCTGTATACGCCATTTATACGGCAAAATATGCCGGTGTGAACCCTGCTACGGGACGCCCAATGTGGTATGATGAAAACGGCAATATTACTTACACCATCCGAAACCCGGGGGATTTGAAGTACATCGGTTCGGAATTCAGCCCTATTTTCGGAGGTTTTACCAATACTTTTTCATACGCAGGGTTTGAGCTTTCTGCTTTCATACAATATGAATATGGAAGAACGGCCGTCAACTCTCAAGGTCAGTTTTTGATGGAAAACGGAAACCGACTCTTCAATACCCTCACCGATATCTATGAGCGCCGCTGGCAAAAGCCCGGTGATATCACCGATGTGCCGCGCCCGATCAACGGTGGTGCCGAATTGAGAGGTTCAGGAAATACGGCAGGTACGCGGCCGGTAGAAAATGCTTCGTATGTTCGTCTGAAGCAGGTATCCGCTTCGTATACCATTCCGGCCAATATTCTGAAGCCGTTGAAGTTTGTACGTTCAGCCCGCGTGTATGCGCAGGGAATCAACTTGCTTACCTGGACCGCATGGACCGGATATGACCCTGAGTTTGTAGGTCTGGGCAGTGGAAACAACGGGGTAATTCCTCAGGCAAGAAACTATACTTTTGGTGTACAAATCGGATTTTAA